GCCGACTCGAAATGCCGTCCAATCTGCGGATCGCCTCGGGAAGGCGACCCTCACCGACGTAGGGTTGATCCAGGGATGGTCCGTGGCAAGGCCACGCCCCGGACAGCCGCCTCGAAGGAGGTCCAGTTCAGTGACCAGCCAGGTCAGTAGCCCAGCGGAGCAGACCGACGGAACCGTCGTGGGAGAGCAGCGCAAACCGGGCGGCACGAAGGACGTGCGGCGCCTGGACCGGGTGATCATCCGGTTCGCGGGGGACTCGGGTGACGGCATGCAGCTCACGGGTGACCGGTTCACCTCGGAGACCGCCTCCTTCGGCAACGACCTCTCCACTCTCCCGAACTTCCCCGCCGAGATCCGCGCTCCCGCCGGCACCCTGCCCGGCGTCTCCAGCTTCCAGCTCCACTTCGCCGACCACGACATCCTCACCCCGGGCGACGCGCCGAACGTGCTGGTCGCGATGAACCCGGCGGCGCTGAAGGCGAACATCGGCGATCTGCCGCGCGGCGCCGAGATCATCGTCAACACGGACGAGTTCAGCAAGCGCGCCCTGCAGAAGGTCGGCTATGCCGCCTCCCCGCTGGAGGACGGCTCGCTGGACGGCTACAACCTGCACCCGGTGCCGCTGACCACCCTCACGGTGGAGGCACTGAAGGAGTTCGACCTCTCCCGCAAGGAGGCCGAGCGCAGCAAGAACATGTTCGCGCTGGGTCTGCTGTCGTGGATGTACCACCGGCCCACCGAGGGCACCGAGAAGTTCCTGAAGTCGAAGTTCGCGAAGAAGCCGGAGATCATGGCGGCGAACATCGTCGCGTTCCGGGCAGGCTGGAACTTCGGCGAGACCACGGAGGACTTCGCGGTCTCCTACGAGGTCGCCCCGGCCACCAAGGCCTTCCCCGTGGGCACCTACCGCAACATCTCAGGCAACCTCGCGCTGGCCTACGGCCTGATCACCGCCTCCCAGCAGGCGGACCTGCCGCTGTTCCTGGGCTCGTACCCGATCACGCCGGCCTCGGACATCCTGCACGAGCTGAGCAGGCACAAGAACTTCGGTGTGCGGACCTTCCAGGCGGAGGACGAGATCGCGGGCATCGGCGCCGCTCTGGGCGCGGCGTTCGGCGGCTCGCTCGCGGTGACGACGACGTCCGGTCCCGGTATCGCCCTGAAGAGCGAGACGATCGGCCTCGCGGTCTCCCTGGAGCTGCCGCTGCTGGTCGTCGACATCCAGCGCGGCGGCCCGTCCACGGGTCTGCCGACCAAGACCGAGCAGGCGGACCTGCTGCAGGCGATGTTCGGCCGCAACGGCGAGGCGCCGGTGCCGATCGTCGCGCCGCGGACCCCGGCCGACTGCTTCGACGCCGCTCTTGAGGCGGCCCGGATCGCGCTGACGTACCGCACGCCGGTGATGCTGCTCTCGGACGGCTATCTGGCCAACGGCTCGGAGCCGTGGCGGATCCCGGACCTGGACGAGCTGCCCGACCTGCGCGTGCAGTTCGCCTCCGCCCCGAACCACACGCTCAAGGACGGCACCGAGGTCTTCTGGCCGTACAAGCGGGACCCCAAGACCCTCACCCGGCCGTGGGCGGTTCCGGGCACACCGGGTCTGGAGCACCGCATCGGCGGCATCGAGAAGCAGGACGGCACGGGCAACATCTCCTACGACCCCGCCAACCACGACTTCATGGTCCGTACCCGGCAGGCCAAGATCGACGGGATCGAGGTCCCGGACATCGAGGTCGACGACCCGCACGGCGCGAAGACGCTGGTGCTGGGCTGGGGCTCGACGTACGGCCCGATCACGGCGGCGGTACGGCGGCTGCGCCGCGCCGGCGATTCGATCGCGCAGGCCCATCTGCGCCACCTCAACCCCTTCCCGCGCAACCTCGGACACGTGCTGAAGCAGTACGACAAGGTGGTCGTCCCCGAAATGAACCTCGGGCAGCTCGCCACCCTGATCCGGGCGAAGTACCTGGTCGACGCCCACTCCTACAACCAGGTCAACGGCATGCCGTTCAAGGCGGAACAGCTCGCCGCGGCGCTGAAGGAGGCCATCGATGACTGACGCCACCAACGGGCTGCTGCAACTGGTCCCCAAGGCCGAGGCCAAGCAGTCGATGAAGGACTTCAAGACGGACCAGGAGGTGCGCTGGTGCCCCGGCTGCGGTGACTACGCGATCCTCGCCGCCGTCCAGGGCTTCATGCCGGAGCTGGGGCTGGCCAAGGAGAACATCGTCTTCGTCTCCGGCATCGGCTGCTCCTCCCGCTTCCCGTACTACATGAACACCTACGGGATGCACTCCATCCACGGCCGCGCCCCGGCGATCGCCACCGGCCTGGCCACGAGCAGGCGGGACCTGTCGGTGTGGGTGGTCACCGGTGACGGCGACGCGCTGTCCATCGGCGGCAACCATCTGATCCACGCCCTGCGCCGCAATGTGAACCTGAAGATCCTGCTGTTCAACAACCGGATCTACGGCCTGACCAAGGGCCAGTACTCCCCGACCTCCGAGCTCGGCAAGATCACCAAGTCGACGCCGATGGGCTCGCTGGACGCGCCGTTCAACCCGGTGTCGCTGGCGATCGGCGCGGAGGCGTCCTTCGTCGCGCGCACCATCGACTCCGACCGCAAGCATCTGACGGAGGTGCTGCGCGCGGCCGCCGACCATCCGGGCACGGCGCTGATCGAGATCTACCAGAACTGCAACATCTTCAACGACGGCGCCTTCGACGCCCTGAAGGACAAGCAGCAGGCCGAGGACACGCTGATCCGCCTGGAGCACGGGCAGCCGATCCATTTCGGCACCGACGG
Above is a genomic segment from Streptomyces fodineus containing:
- a CDS encoding 2-oxoacid:acceptor oxidoreductase subunit alpha, with amino-acid sequence MTSQVSSPAEQTDGTVVGEQRKPGGTKDVRRLDRVIIRFAGDSGDGMQLTGDRFTSETASFGNDLSTLPNFPAEIRAPAGTLPGVSSFQLHFADHDILTPGDAPNVLVAMNPAALKANIGDLPRGAEIIVNTDEFSKRALQKVGYAASPLEDGSLDGYNLHPVPLTTLTVEALKEFDLSRKEAERSKNMFALGLLSWMYHRPTEGTEKFLKSKFAKKPEIMAANIVAFRAGWNFGETTEDFAVSYEVAPATKAFPVGTYRNISGNLALAYGLITASQQADLPLFLGSYPITPASDILHELSRHKNFGVRTFQAEDEIAGIGAALGAAFGGSLAVTTTSGPGIALKSETIGLAVSLELPLLVVDIQRGGPSTGLPTKTEQADLLQAMFGRNGEAPVPIVAPRTPADCFDAALEAARIALTYRTPVMLLSDGYLANGSEPWRIPDLDELPDLRVQFASAPNHTLKDGTEVFWPYKRDPKTLTRPWAVPGTPGLEHRIGGIEKQDGTGNISYDPANHDFMVRTRQAKIDGIEVPDIEVDDPHGAKTLVLGWGSTYGPITAAVRRLRRAGDSIAQAHLRHLNPFPRNLGHVLKQYDKVVVPEMNLGQLATLIRAKYLVDAHSYNQVNGMPFKAEQLAAALKEAIDD
- a CDS encoding 2-oxoacid:ferredoxin oxidoreductase subunit beta; the protein is MTDATNGLLQLVPKAEAKQSMKDFKTDQEVRWCPGCGDYAILAAVQGFMPELGLAKENIVFVSGIGCSSRFPYYMNTYGMHSIHGRAPAIATGLATSRRDLSVWVVTGDGDALSIGGNHLIHALRRNVNLKILLFNNRIYGLTKGQYSPTSELGKITKSTPMGSLDAPFNPVSLAIGAEASFVARTIDSDRKHLTEVLRAAADHPGTALIEIYQNCNIFNDGAFDALKDKQQAEDTLIRLEHGQPIHFGTDGARGVVRNRQTGDLEVVTVTPENEADILVHDAHAASPTTAFALSRLADPDTLHHTPIGVFRDVDRPVYDTAMADQLDTAIEQKGKGDLAALLAGGDTWTVVG